The Edaphobacter flagellatus sequence GTTGCCCTGGGCTGGATGGCGGGCGTGCTGCTTGTTCTGGTGCCGGTGCTGCGATGGGTCGCAACGCCACTGTTCAAAGACCACTGGGCGATCTATAGCCTGACTCCGTTTCGGATGGACCTGCTGTTGGTGGGAGCGCTGCTGGCTCTCATGTGGATTCATCATCGAGAGAAGATCGTGCGATATGGGCAGTTTGGTTTGATGCTGCCGCCGATCGCGCTTGGCGTATTGTTCTATTTGTCGCGTCGATACCACATTACGACGAGCGAGAATACGCAACTTGCTAATGTAGCCATCTATGAAGCCAGCTTGGTGGCCTGTACGGGCGTGATTTTGTGGGCGCTGAGCGGACGATGGGTTGGCGTGTTGACACTGCGTCCGATGGTGTACCTGGGGCGTATCAGTTATTCGGTTTATTTGATTCATGTGACGGGTTTGCTTCTGGCTGCTCGCGTGTTTCACCACAGAGCTACGATCGCTGTGGCGGGTGCAGCGATTACGCTGGCCTATGCAGCGGCATCGTGGCGCTGGATGGAGCTGCCGTTACTGGGATGGAAGCCGAAGGAAAGTTCGGCGCTGTTAGAGCGTAGCTCAGATTCGCGAGCGTAGCTGCTGCAACAGGTGTGAACCGGTGATGCGGAGTGTGGCGAGGGTAAGCGCGGCCCACGCGGCTCCGCCGACGACGAGGGCGAGGATGTCATCGCGATATGTCTGAGCGCTAGGAAGAAAACGCAACAGCAGGGTGGTTCCGACGAAGCTGATGGCTGCGGCGAGCGCAGCACGGATCAACTCGGGATGGTCGAGTCCATTGAGTGCTACCAGACGGCGGCGGTGGAGCAGGATAGCGAGCGTTGCCGTGTGGACGAGAATAGCGAAGTTAGAAGCCCATGCGAGTCCGAGAACGCCGAAGCTTTGATGCAGCCCCCAATAAATGGGGATTGTGATGACCGTGATGATCGTCCCTGCAAGCATGGGGAGGAAGGTTTCCCCTGCGGCGTAAAAGGCGCGCGCGTAGATGGCTTGCGCAGTCCACAGGGCAAGCGAAACAGCGAAGATGGCAAAGTAATGTGCCGTGGACGACGCATCAGCAGCATGGAATGAGCCGCGACGAAAGATGAGGTCGACGGCAGGCAGGGCGAGCGCCAGCATGACGGCAGAGCCGAGCAGCGAGAAACCGATGAGACGCGAGACGGAGCGATTGACGGAGCGGTTGAAGTCTTCGCGCCGACCTTGACCGAAGAGTGAGGCAAAGAACGGGAGCGACGCAGCTCCAGCGGCCTGCCCGATGATGGCCATGGGCGCGGTGAAGAGGCGCTTAGCGTAGTTGAGACGAGAGATGTCTCCAGCGCCGTGCTTGGCGAAGTAGCCGAGTATCTGATTGTCGAGAGTGATGATGGTGACACCGAGCATGAGAGGCAGCGAGAGGCGAACCCATTCGCGCAGACCTGGATGTTTGAGATCAAGTATGGGGCGATAGCGAAGACCGGCACGATGCGCTCCCCAAGCGTTGAGGAGAAAGGGGCCAGCGACGGCTCCGACAAGGGCACCGACGCCGAGCGAGGCAATGCCCATACGGCTGGCGAGCAGAACCCCGCCGAAGATGATGCCGAGGTTGTAGATGAGCGGGGCGATGGCTTGAAAGGAAAACTGCTTGCGCACAAGCAGGACTGAGGCGAGGACTCCGCCGGAAAAAAAGAAGAGCTGTGCGGGGAGAAGAATGCGGGTGATACGGGTACAGAGCAGCCCCTCAGGTGATGCCGGGTCAAAGTAAATACGGGTGAAGAGTGGCGTGAATATCTCAGCGAGCAGGATAGCCATGCCGAGAACGATGGTCATGGTGTTCAGGATGATCGACAGGGCACGCTCGCCTTCGGCCTCGTTGTCCTGGGCACGGTAGCGGTCGAGAATGGTCACGAAGGTAATGGAAGCGGCTCCCCCGACAAGGAGGTAGTTGATCCACTCGGGGAGATAGAAGGCCACGTTGTAGGCATCGGTGGCATGGCCAGCCCCGAACCGCCAGGCGATGTACTGGTCGCGGATCAGGCCGATAACGCGAGAAAGCAGTGCAGACAGCGTAAGCAGGATGGTCGCGGATGCCGCGGTGTGCGCGTGCGACGGTCGCAGAAAAGCGAACGGGGTTCGACGCGGAACTACGCTCTGCTTCGGGTTGGTGGAATTGCCTGTAGACACGGCGATAGATTTATTTTAGTCAGCGAGCCCTGACGGCGAGATAGCAGGGCGGGTTCGGCGGATTGGCGCACGGAGCAACTCTACGCCTGTGGCGGCGGTTCTTTGCCGGTCTGCTGCAGCACCATGCGCTCGGCGGGCTCGGTCCAGTTCCTCTCGAACTCTTCCGATCTTTTGGGACGCGGCTGATGGGTGCTGGATGGAAGCGAAAGCGCGGCGACGGTAAAGCTGACGAGCTGGCGCTGGCCGCAGCGGAGGCAGCGGACGGGATAGCGCATTTGCAGCAGCTGGCGAATGTCGGCGGAACGCAGGCGGGAGCGGCGGAACTCCTGGCCGGGGCAGAACTGGCAGTAGATCGGCTCGCCGTTGCGGGAAGGCAATAAGGGAGCCTCGCCGCGTTCAGCCCGGCTGGGACGTTGCGATGACCAGCGCGATCCTCGTTCAGCCACGTGTCTTTCCTGAATCCGGCGGGGTATCGAAGAGACGTTCTGTCGTCAGGCGGCGTGCCGATGCGCCGGCGCGCGGAGAGGGCGAGCCGGCGCGCGCGGCACGGATGCTGTGGACTGTCCTGGCAGGCGGATTGGAGAGGTGCGTGAGGA is a genomic window containing:
- a CDS encoding acyltransferase family protein, producing the protein MKKPEGRITQLDGVRALAIGAVFLHHAFDIKLLWMGVDLFFILSGFLITGILLEQKTQPVGEYFKRFYARRVRRILPPYILLLIVTTILFGVGWMRYAYLYVMLMNIVRALSLPRPLALESLWSLAVEEQFYLVWPVAVYLLSEVALGWMAGVLLVLVPVLRWVATPLFKDHWAIYSLTPFRMDLLLVGALLALMWIHHREKIVRYGQFGLMLPPIALGVLFYLSRRYHITTSENTQLANVAIYEASLVACTGVILWALSGRWVGVLTLRPMVYLGRISYSVYLIHVTGLLLAARVFHHRATIAVAGAAITLAYAAASWRWMELPLLGWKPKESSALLERSSDSRA
- the murJ gene encoding murein biosynthesis integral membrane protein MurJ; amino-acid sequence: MSTGNSTNPKQSVVPRRTPFAFLRPSHAHTAASATILLTLSALLSRVIGLIRDQYIAWRFGAGHATDAYNVAFYLPEWINYLLVGGAASITFVTILDRYRAQDNEAEGERALSIILNTMTIVLGMAILLAEIFTPLFTRIYFDPASPEGLLCTRITRILLPAQLFFFSGGVLASVLLVRKQFSFQAIAPLIYNLGIIFGGVLLASRMGIASLGVGALVGAVAGPFLLNAWGAHRAGLRYRPILDLKHPGLREWVRLSLPLMLGVTIITLDNQILGYFAKHGAGDISRLNYAKRLFTAPMAIIGQAAGAASLPFFASLFGQGRREDFNRSVNRSVSRLIGFSLLGSAVMLALALPAVDLIFRRGSFHAADASSTAHYFAIFAVSLALWTAQAIYARAFYAAGETFLPMLAGTIITVITIPIYWGLHQSFGVLGLAWASNFAILVHTATLAILLHRRRLVALNGLDHPELIRAALAAAISFVGTTLLLRFLPSAQTYRDDILALVVGGAAWAALTLATLRITGSHLLQQLRSRI